Proteins from a genomic interval of Bombus affinis isolate iyBomAffi1 chromosome 16, iyBomAffi1.2, whole genome shotgun sequence:
- the LOC126925303 gene encoding uncharacterized protein LOC126925303 isoform X3 has translation MGECHDTQGGMSRNTGPGLYEFLMEAELQQYYPGIRGDLKVQTTAQLKYVTEEDLNAIGMSKPEMRRLKKYFQKHFPQNYLSKFKKMLLPKREEPTTGALTMLPEERQDKPPIRVPNKYMIPADAIIVNKELGTGEFGVVQQGVWTNDGERIQVAIKCLSRERMQNNPIEFLKEAVIMYAIDHEHIVRLYGVVLDTNSLMLVTELAPLRSLLECLKEPSLRTSFPVLSLCDFAVQIADGMQYLEAKRLIHRDLAARNILVFSKNKVKISDFGLSRALGVGKDYYQTNFNVNLKLPIAWCAPECISYLKFTSASDVWAYGVTLWEMFSYGFQPWAALTGHQILEAIDDPNFQRLEQPECCPKEYFSLMQQCWQHEPSKRPKFSELINLLPDLKPEQVQAVQDSTETSQLVYRQGDVITVLDKGSSNTLWKGVLNNGKTGFFNPAHTIAYLGSNLPSNKPGEFTRGDGKNAFSSQRRKIRTDMISSPQGDLKHTGHVGLDGAYFGDIGFLGGKYPHLPRQVVTPYKPQEDVTDNSSQTLNQDTRSAETNRELLRDYRNAQQDVSNKHESLWSDVNSEICHAANSSKQSVPLNVAGNNDTLGADHEYHEISDEENQDSPLRFDKTLNFDFGPSLLAEMDQMFRSLGSSPPPPPPVHPLSTEHESSNVRNELREIQAKQSNKKKQATVSPINVKPISAADQKTLYSAIAMAQELTARSMTDLEHPPESPRTPASPSRRRKFSFKLPHQHSPKPDRRHFSEEAASIPDIQWLCSSLQSLSSTVSSIESLGAPSTLKLPLWDKASAEFCFAKSRELLTKPTAWTSYMDIEFDAHILDNAATKQNLVKSTEFLENGNKKGNFNCDSVTDMNGKLNALQQSRKVPPLSIENSNFDFPREQKRVSTSYVDRYFEQPKYFDDDSALTCPSEKVLYFGEDKYDKINNLEQPNKSVCYSNIQEQGPMTVNKHNQQVAGKFSNCDQPLKDNVTSFEAQCEETTSFDLMKEKSSNFVDFGRSKPIKFDSPRDKMAIMDLGTRPKISSSFSDSSKMNIPEFPKKIDISKSRGGKVPFVPRNPSQEGKSIIYGSTDSIKTNLKVGGGSESPRANAEAMRINIQSFRKIEQNQNGHDAFPFVISNNPLFIAESEKKESPVYSSSESLRVNFQRLRRKSDAEANNQVELSSKLLAEKYQKEVSGLESVKNYLDSKKGQGLNLGLGKLTQNMIQLGKNIAQNSRNIETTTSKSLVTSVRNFDISGQTQTPLRSLNIPIQKPKHLDLNIPLQCQSQISMKLNLTSQKTNPPPSSPNLHQHILEPPKLYQNDNTRKELPKTDTLLEKMSTVTNIYRHRTSSLSENRKPPIKNIRRSFHPTNDSSEDSDSISHSETDIRSRLRYKRRHKKLPHNLRLNFKNKSHFLHPETARGFSSIELCGKSPPPSTSFLNSLSPPFSSRNNLLSWPESAPSSSLTFTSNSDLDSDTSSEYPEFTNDLLTFPPSPAP, from the exons ATGGGTGAGTGTCACG ACACACAAGGAGGAATGTCCCGCAACACTGGACCTGGTTTGTATGAATTCCTTATGGAAGCAGAGCTCCAGCAATATTATCCTGGGATCCGAG GGGACTTAAAGGTACAGACAACTGCTcaattgaaatatgtaacgGAGGAGGACTTGAATGCCATTGGAATGAGCAAACCAGAAATGCgtcgtttaaaaaaatattttcagaaaCACTTTCCACAAAACTATCTATCCAAATTCAAAAAGATGTTGTTACCAAAACGGGAAGAACCAACCACGGGTGCTTTAACTATGTTACCAGAAGAAAGGCAGGATAAACCACCGATTCGTGTTCCTAATAAGTACATGATACCAGCGGATGCGATCATCGTGAACAAAGAACTAGGGACTGGCGAGTTTGGAGTTGTTCAACAAGGCGTTTGGACGAACGACGGAGAAAGAATACAAGTAGCGATTAAGTGTTTGTCACGAGAAAGAATGCAAAACAATCCGATTGAATTCTTGAAAGAAGCAGTCATAATGTATGCGATAGATCATGAACATATCGTAAGATTGTATGGCGTAGTTTTGGATACAAATTCCTTGATGCTCGTCACGGAGTTAGCACCTCTAAGATCATTACTAGAATGTCTAAAAGAACCTAGTTTACGCACTAGCTTCCCTGTTCTTTCGCTATGCGACTTTGCTGTGCAAATCGCAGATGGAATGCAATATTTAGAGGCTAAACGACTTATACACAGGGACCTTGCTGCTAGAAATATTCTAGTGTTCTCTAAGAACAAGGTCAAAATATCTGATTTCGGTTTGTCTCGAGCTTTAGGAGTTGGGAAAGACTATTATCAAACGAATTTCAATGTAAATTTGAAATTGCCAATAGCATGGTGTGCTCCAGAATGTATATCATATTTAAAGTTCACTTCAGCAAGTGATGTATGGGCCTATGGAGTGACTTTATGGGAGATGTTCAGCTATGGTTTTCAACCATGGGCGGCGTTGACGGGTCATCAAATTCTAGAAGCGATAGATGATCCTAATTTTCAAAGATTAGAACAACCAGAGTGTTGCCCGAAAGAGTATTTTTCACTCATGCAACAGTGTTGGCAACACGAGCCATCCAAACGACCAAAGTTCTCTGAACTGATTAATCTTTTACCTGACTTGAAACCGGAACAGGTTCAAGCTGTTCAAGATAGTACAGAAACCAGTCAACTTGTTTACAGGCAAGGAGATGTTATTACTGTTCTTGACAAAGGAAGTAGTAACACCTTGTGGAAAGGTGTTTTGAATAATGGAAAAACTGGCTTTTTCAATCCTGCTCACACAATAGCATATCTTGGATCTAATTTACCAAGTAACAAGCCAGGTGAATTCACACGTGGTGATGGAAAGAACGCCTTTTCTTCTCAAAGACGAAAGATCCGAACGGACATGATTTCCTCTCCGCAAGGTGATTTGAAACATACTGGCCATGTTGGACTGGATGGAGCTTATTTTGGTGATATTGGTTTTCTTGGTGGCAAATATCCACACTTACCACGACAGGTAGTGACACCCTACAAACCACAAGAAGATGTAACGGATAATTCTAGTCAAACTTTGAATCAGGATACAAGAAGCGCGGAGACGAACAGAGAATTATTGAGGGATTATAGAAATGCACAACAGGATGTTTCAAATAAACATG AAAGTTTGTGGTCAGACGTAAATTCCGAAATATGTCATGCTGCTAATTCAAGTAAACAGTCTGTTCCGTTAAATGTGGCTGGCAATAACGATACTCTTGGAGCGGATCATGAGTATCACGAGATCAGTGATGAAGAAAATCAAGACAGCCCTTTGAGATTCGATAAAACGTTGAATTTTGATTTCGGCCCAAGTTTGTTAGCCGAAATGGACCAAATGTTTAGATCACTAG GATCTTCTCCTCCTCCACCACCTCCAGTTCATCCCTTATCAACCGAACATGAATCGAGCAACGTTCGAAACGAACTGAGGGAAATCCAGGCGAAACAGAGCAATAAGAAGAAACAGGCCACCGTGAGTCCAATAAAT GTGAAGCCTATCTCAGCTGCCGATCAGAAAACTCTCTACTCAGCCATTGCTATGGCACAGGAATTGACAGCACGTTCCATGACAGACCTTGAACATCCACCGGAGTCTCCCCGAACACCTGCCAGTCCTTCAAGACGCAGAAAGTTCTCTTTTAAGTTGCCACATCAACACAGTCCCAAACCAGACAGACGACACTTTTCAGAAGAAGCTGCCAGTATACCTGACATACAG TGGTTGTGTTCAAGTTTGCAATCACTTTCATCCACTGTATCTAGCATAGAATCACTTGGTGCACCATCGACCTTGAAATTACCATTATGGGACAAAGCATCCGCTGAATTTTGCTTCGCAAAATCTAGGGAACTCTTAACTAAACCAACTGCGTGGACTTCCTATATGGACATAGAATTTGACGCACATATTCTTGACAATGCAGCTACGAAACAGAATTTGGTGAAGTCGACGGAATTTCTGGAGAATGGTAACAAGAAAGGCAACTTCAATTGCGATAGCGTAACGGACATGAATGGGAAATTAAACGCTCTCCAACAAAGTAGAAAGGTACCTCCTCTTAGCATAGAAAattcgaatttcgattttcctcGAGAGCAAAAAAGAGTGTCAACTAGTTACGTGGATCGTTATTTCGAACAGCCAAAGTACTTCGACGACGACAGTGCTCTCACATGTCCTAGTGAGAAAGTATTATATTTTGGCGAGGATAAATATGATAAGATAAATAATTTGGAACAGCCAAACAAATCAGTGTGCTATTCGAACATTCAGGAACAAGGTCCTATGACTGTGAATAAACATAATCAGCAAGTGGCAGGCAAATTTTCTAATTGCGATCAGCCATTGAAAGATAACGTGACAAGTTTTGAAGCACAATGCGAAGAAACTACCAGCTTCGATTTGATGAAGGAGAAATCCTCGAATTTCGTCGATTTTGGACGTAGCAAGCCTATTAAGTTCGATTCACCTAGGGATAAGATGGCTATCATGGATTTGGGTACAAGGCCGAAAATTTCTAGTTCTTTTAGTGACTCTTCCAAGATGAACATACCCGAATTTCCTAAGAAGATTGACATATCAAAGTCAAGAGGTGGAAAAGTGCCATTCGTACCTAGAAACCCGAGTCAAGAGGGCAAAAGCATCATTTATGGATCTACAGATAGTATAAAGACTAATTTGAAAGTTGGAGGTGGATCAGAAAGTCCGAGAGCAAATGCGGAAGCTATGAGAATTAATATCCAAAGTTTCCGTAAGATAGAACAGAATCAAAATGGTCACGATGCTTTTCCTTTTGTAATATCCAACAATCCATTGTTTATTGCAGAGTCTGAGAAAAAAGAATCCCCTGTTTATAGCAGCTCAGAGAGTCTGCGTGTCAATTTCCAACGACTTAGAAGGAAATCAGACGCGGAGGCGAATAATCAAGTGGAACTGAGCAGTAAACTTTTGGCAGAGAAGTATCAGAAAGAAGTGTCAGGTTTGGAGAGCGTGAAAAATTATCTAGATTCGAAGAAAGGTCAGGGATTGAACTTGGGTCTAGGTAAACTGACTCAAAACATGATTCAATTAGGCAAGAACATTGCGCAAAATTCCAGAAATATAGAAACTACTACGTCAAAATCGTTAGTTACCAGTGTGAGGAATTTTGACATATCTGGCCAAACTCAGACGCCTCTGAGAAGCTTAAATATTCCTATACAAAAGCCTAAACACTTGGATTTGAATATTCCTCTTCAGTGTCAATCACAGATCAGCATGAAACTGAATCTGACTTCGCAGAAAACAAATCCTCCTCCATCTAGTCCCAATTTGCATCAGCATATTCTGGAGCCACCGAAACTCTATCAGAATGACAATACGAGAAAGGAATTACCCAAGACTGATACACTTTTAGAAAAGATGTCTACAGTTACTAACATATATAGGCACAGAACGTCTTCACTGTCTGAGAACAGGAAGCCACCTATTAAAAATATAAGGAGATCCTTTCATCCTACCAATGATTCTAGCGAGGATTCAGATTCTATTTCTCACTCAGAAACAGATATACGGAGCCGTTTGCGCTATAAGCGCCGCCATAAGAAGCTTCCACATAACCTGCGATTGAATTTCAAGAATAAAAGCCATTTTTTGCATCCAGAGACTGCTAGGGGATTCTCGTCGATAGAACTTTGCGGAAAATCACCGCCTCCATCGACGAGCTTTTTGAATTCACTATCACCACCTTTCTCTTCAAGAAATAACCTGCTTTCTTGGCCAGAAAGTGCTCCCAGTTCTAGTCTGACATTCACCAGCAACTCTGATCTGGATTCTGATACTAGCTCAGAGTATCCGGAGTTCACGAACGACCTATTGACCTTCCCGCCATCCCCTGCCCCATAA